GCGCGGCGGGCGATGGCCTCGATCACCTCGTCGCGGGAGTAATCCAGCAGGTGGGTGATCAGGTTGGCGAAGAACTCCTCGTGTCGCGCTTCGTCTCTCGCGATCCGGTCGACGAGTCCGGCCAGGATCGGCTCCTCGATCTGGGCGGCGAGGTTGCGGCAGAACGTGCCGTAGGTGCGCTCCGAGAAGGTCATGTAGACCAGCGTGTCGATCTGCGAGTACTTCTCGGTGCGGTAGCCCTTCATCACGTACTGGACGCGGGCGTTTTCGTTGGCGGTCGGGTCGACCTCGCGGGTCACCACCAGGTATTCCCGCAGCGCGATGGCGTGCAGGTGCTCTTCGGCGGTCCACCGGCCGATCCAGCGGCCCCAGTAGTCCTCGAGGATGAAGTGCTCGACGAACTCGCGGTGATGGGCTGCCAGGTTGTCCTTGAGCAGCAGCATGATCTCGCACGCGTCGGTGATCGGGCGGGGCAGCGTCGCCTGGGAGGGGTCCCAGTCGCGCCCGCCGAGGAACGCGAAGTTCTCGCCGCGGTCGAACGGGACGTAGTCGTGGGCGAACCAGATCTCTTCGGTGGCCAGGTGATGGGCCAGCAAGGACTCCACCACGGGCTCGAGTTCGAGGGTCAGCGCGTTAGCGACAGGTTTCTGTGCCATGCGGTAACTGTAACCCGCATTCACAGGTTCTTTCAAATTTCCGAAGGCGTGTCGCGCCTCACTGTGGCGAGCAGACGGAAAGTCCCCCTCTTCCGCGTGGAAAAGGGGGACTTTACGTCTCTTCGGCCTGACTCAGCGCCCGACGAGACCCCAGTCCTCGATCCCCTCGTACAGCGGGAACTCCCTGGCCAGCCGTGTCACTCGCGCGCCGAGTTCAGCGACGTCCGCCGAAGTCCCGGCAGCCAGCGCGGTCGCGATGATGTCGGCCACCTCGGAGAATTCGGCGTCCCCGAAGCCGCGGGTCGTCAGCGCCGGTGTCCCGATGCGCAGGCCCGACGTCACCATCGGCGGACGCGGGTCATTCGGGACCGCGTTGCGGTTGACCGTGATGCCCACCTCGTGCAGCAGATCCTCGGCGGCCTGGCCGTCCAGCGGGGAGTTGCGCAGGTCGACGAGCACGAGGTGCACGTCGGTGCCGCCGCTGACCACGGACACCCCTGCCTTGGCGACGTCGTCGGCCATCAGGCGATCGGCGATGATGCGCGCCCCCGACAGGGTGCGCTGCTGACGCTCGGCGAACTCGGGTGTCGCGGCGATCTTCAGCGCGACGGCCTTGCCGGCGATGACGTGCATCAGCGGTCCGCCCTGCTGACCCGGGAACACCGCTGAGTTGATGGACTTGGCGTACTCCTGCTTGCCCAGGATCATGCCGGACCGGCCGCCGCCGAGCGTCTTGTGAATGGTGGTCGACACCACGTCGGCGTGCGGCACCGGAGAGGGGTGCAGCCCGGCGGCTACCAGGCCCGCGAAGTGCGCCATGTCCACCCACAGCTTGGCGTCCACCTCGTCAGCGATCGAGCGGAACGCCGCGAAGTCGAGGATCCGGGGATAGGCGGACCAGCCGGCGATCAGCACCTTCGGACGGAATTCCAGCGCCTGCGCCCGCACCGCGTCCATATCGACCAGATGCGTGGTCGGGTCGACGCCGTAGAAAGCGTTCTCGTAGAGCTTGCCGGAGAAGTTCAGCCGCATGCCGTGGGTCAGATGACCGCCGTTGGCCAGGTCGAGACCAAGCAGGCGCTCCCCGGGCGACATCAGCGCGTGCAGCACCGCGGCGTTGGCCTGGGCGCCCGAATGCGGCTGCACGTTGGCGAAATCGGCACCGAACAGCGCCTTGGCGCGGTCGCGGGCGATGTTCTCGACCACGTCGACGTGCTCACAACCGCCGTAGTACCGCCGGCCGGGCAGTCCCTCGGCGTACTTGTTGGTCAGCACGCTGCCCTGGGCCTGCAGGATCGAGCGCGGCACGAAGTTCTCCGAGGCGATCATCTCGAGGGTGTCGCGTTGCCGCCCGAGCTCCTTGCCCAGCAGCTCGGCGATATCGGGGTCGACCTCGGCAAGCGGGGCGGACATAACGGAGGAAGCGACGCGGGCGCCAGGAGTAGCAGTCACGGGCATCAGTCTATCGAGACCCTGGTTGCGCAGCTGAGTCGCGTTTTGACCGGCCCCAGCGTCAGTGCCGCCGTCGTTGCTGAGAGACTGGCACCATGCCGCGGCCGAGCGAGCCGAGCCCCTATGTCGAGTTCGACCGACGGCAATGGCGCGCGCTCCGCATGGCTACACCCCTGGCTCTCACCGAAGAGGAACTGGTCGGGCTGCGCGGCCTCGGTGAACAACTCGACCTGCTGGAAGTCGAAGAGGTCTATCTGCCGCTGGCGCGGCTCATCCACCTTCAGGTAGCCGCCCGGCAACGCTTGTTCGCCGCCACCGCGGAGTTCCTGGGCGAGCCACAGCAAAACCCGGACCGCCCGGTGCCGTTCATCATCGGCGTTGCGGGCAGCGTTGCTGTCGGCAAATCGACCACGGCGCGCGTGCTGCAGGCACTGCTGGCCCGCTGGGATCACCATCCTCGGGTGGACCTGGTGACCACCGACGGTTTTCTCTACCCCAACGCGGAGCTGGAACGACGAAACCTGATGCACCGCAAGGGTTTCCCGGAGAGCTACAACCGACGGGCACTGATGCGGTTCGTCACCTCGGTGAAGTCCGGATCCGACTACGCCTGCGCGCCGGTGTATTCACACCTGCGCTACGACATCATTCCCGGCGCCAAGCACGTGGTCCGGCATCCCGACATCCTCATTCTGGAGGGACTCAACGTCCTGCAAACCGGCCCGACGCTGATGGTGTCGGACCTGTTCGACTTCTCGCTGTATGTGGACGCCCGGATCGAGGACATCGAGCAGTGGTACGTGTCGCGCTTCCTGGCGATGCGCAGCACGTCGTTCGCCAACCCGGAATCGCACTTCCACCACTACTCGGCGTTGTCCGACCCGCAGGCCGTCGTCGCGGCGAAGGAGATCTGGCGGTCCATCAACCGGCCCAACCTGGTCGAGAACATCCTGCCGACGCGGCCCCGGGCCACCCTGGTGCTACGTAAAGACGCCGATCACGCGATCAACCGGCTGAGGCTGCGCAAGCTGTAGGCGCGGGTCAGCCGTGGGCGCCCGGCTGGCCGAACAGGATGCCGGCGAGACCGCCGCCGGCGCCGACGCCGGCTTTACCCGGGTTGGTGAAGGCCCCGGTCGGTCCACCCGCCCCGCCGGCACCACCGTTGCCGATCAACCTGGCGTTGCCGCCGGCGCCGCCGTCACCCCCGTCACCGGCCGTGCCGCCGGTGAAATTGCCGCCGGCTCCGCCGCCGCCACCGGCGCCGCCATTGCCGTAGAACAGCCCGGCGACGCCGCCGATGCCGCCGTTGCCGCCGCCACCCGCACTGATACCGGTGCCGAAGTTGGCGCCGCCACCGGTTCCACCGGCCCCGCCGACTCCACCGTTGCCGAACAGCAGCCCGGCGTTCGCTCCGTTCCCGCCGTGTCCGCCGATGCCACCGGTGTTGGATGTCTCGCCGGCGCCGGCATTGCCGCCGCTCCCGCCGTTGCCCCACAATCTGGAGACCCCGCCGTTGCCGCCGTTGCCGCCGGCCAGCGGTTGGCTCGAGTTGATTGCGCCTACCATGCTTCCGCCGGCGCCGCCGCTGCCGCCGTTCCCGAATATCGCGACCCCACCGTCCCCGCCACTACCGGGAGCCGCGTTATCACCGTTGCCGCCGTAACCGCCAGAGCCCGCATCACCAAATAGCCCGGCATTGCCACCGTTACCACCCGATCCGCCAGTACCGCCGAGTTGGGCGCTTGCGCCGTTGCCCCCATTACCGCCCGCACCGTAGAGCCAACCGGCGTTGCCACCCAGCCCACCGTTGCCGCCACCGCTCGAGATGCCGGCGGGACCGCCGGTGCCACCGGCTCCACCGTTGCCGATCGTCCAGGCGTGGCCGCCGGCACCACCAGCGCCGGCACCGGCCCCGCCGAGGCCTCCCGTGCCGCCGGCACCTCCGTCGCCGTATATGTACCCACCGTTGCCACCGACGCCTCCGGCTCCGCCGGGCCGACCGGCTCCGGTGCCGCCTTCGCCGCCGTTCCCACCGATGCCACCGCTACCCCACAGGCCCGCGTTGCCGCCGGCTCCACCGACACCGCCTGCACCGGCACCGAAGACTGCCCTGGGTCCGGCGTCGCCGCCATTCCCTCCGCTTCCGTACAACCAACCGCCGCTGCCGCCCGCGCCACCGTTCTGGGCGTTACCAGTGACGGTGTTGGTCCCGCCGGCTCCGCCGGCGCCGCCATTGCCGATCAGCCCGGCGTTCCCGCCTGCTCCGCCGGCCTGGTTGGATCCGCCGGTGCCTCCGGCGCCGCCATTGCCGTAGAGAATCCCGCCGTCACCACCGCGCATCCCGGGGCCGCCGTTGGCACCGTCCCCGATCAGCGGGCGATTGAACAGCACCATCGTGGGCGCGTTGATGACGCCGAGCACGTCCTGGGGCAGGCTCTGTGCGGCGTTGAAGGCCTCGGCGGCTGCGTACGCGCCTCCGGTACCCGTCATCGTCTGGACGAACTGCTGGTGGAAGGCCGCTGCCTGCGCGTTGAGGGCCTGATACGTCTGCGCGTGCCCGGAGAACAGTGCCGCGACCGCGGCCGATATCTCGTCAGCGCCCGCAGCGGCAACCGCCGTGGTCGGGGCGGCCGCGGCGGCGGCGGCCTCGCTCAGCGTGGAACCGATCCCGGCTATGTCGGACGCGGCCTGCGCCAGCAATTCCGGTGCGGTTACTAAGAATGACATCGCTTGTCCTATCGCTATTCGTCGAGCCA
This genomic stretch from Mycobacterium paragordonae harbors:
- a CDS encoding acyl-ACP desaturase, whose product is MAQKPVANALTLELEPVVESLLAHHLATEEIWFAHDYVPFDRGENFAFLGGRDWDPSQATLPRPITDACEIMLLLKDNLAAHHREFVEHFILEDYWGRWIGRWTAEEHLHAIALREYLVVTREVDPTANENARVQYVMKGYRTEKYSQIDTLVYMTFSERTYGTFCRNLAAQIEEPILAGLVDRIARDEARHEEFFANLITHLLDYSRDEVIEAIARRAADLDVPGADIDAYQDKLQVVADAGIFDRGQLQQVISERITAWGLADEPALQRFVTD
- the glyA gene encoding serine hydroxymethyltransferase, which produces MSAPLAEVDPDIAELLGKELGRQRDTLEMIASENFVPRSILQAQGSVLTNKYAEGLPGRRYYGGCEHVDVVENIARDRAKALFGADFANVQPHSGAQANAAVLHALMSPGERLLGLDLANGGHLTHGMRLNFSGKLYENAFYGVDPTTHLVDMDAVRAQALEFRPKVLIAGWSAYPRILDFAAFRSIADEVDAKLWVDMAHFAGLVAAGLHPSPVPHADVVSTTIHKTLGGGRSGMILGKQEYAKSINSAVFPGQQGGPLMHVIAGKAVALKIAATPEFAERQQRTLSGARIIADRLMADDVAKAGVSVVSGGTDVHLVLVDLRNSPLDGQAAEDLLHEVGITVNRNAVPNDPRPPMVTSGLRIGTPALTTRGFGDAEFSEVADIIATALAAGTSADVAELGARVTRLAREFPLYEGIEDWGLVGR
- a CDS encoding PE family protein, whose protein sequence is MSFLVTAPELLAQAASDIAGIGSTLSEAAAAAAAPTTAVAAAGADEISAAVAALFSGHAQTYQALNAQAAAFHQQFVQTMTGTGGAYAAAEAFNAAQSLPQDVLGVINAPTMVLFNRPLIGDGANGGPGMRGGDGGILYGNGGAGGTGGSNQAGGAGGNAGLIGNGGAGGAGGTNTVTGNAQNGGAGGSGGWLYGSGGNGGDAGPRAVFGAGAGGVGGAGGNAGLWGSGGIGGNGGEGGTGAGRPGGAGGVGGNGGYIYGDGGAGGTGGLGGAGAGAGGAGGHAWTIGNGGAGGTGGPAGISSGGGNGGLGGNAGWLYGAGGNGGNGASAQLGGTGGSGGNGGNAGLFGDAGSGGYGGNGDNAAPGSGGDGGVAIFGNGGSGGAGGSMVGAINSSQPLAGGNGGNGGVSRLWGNGGSGGNAGAGETSNTGGIGGHGGNGANAGLLFGNGGVGGAGGTGGGANFGTGISAGGGGNGGIGGVAGLFYGNGGAGGGGGAGGNFTGGTAGDGGDGGAGGNARLIGNGGAGGAGGPTGAFTNPGKAGVGAGGGLAGILFGQPGAHG
- the coaA gene encoding type I pantothenate kinase is translated as MPRPSEPSPYVEFDRRQWRALRMATPLALTEEELVGLRGLGEQLDLLEVEEVYLPLARLIHLQVAARQRLFAATAEFLGEPQQNPDRPVPFIIGVAGSVAVGKSTTARVLQALLARWDHHPRVDLVTTDGFLYPNAELERRNLMHRKGFPESYNRRALMRFVTSVKSGSDYACAPVYSHLRYDIIPGAKHVVRHPDILILEGLNVLQTGPTLMVSDLFDFSLYVDARIEDIEQWYVSRFLAMRSTSFANPESHFHHYSALSDPQAVVAAKEIWRSINRPNLVENILPTRPRATLVLRKDADHAINRLRLRKL